CGCTGCTTGTGCCGCATCGCGCTTCGCCATTTCGTCAATTACGGCTGGATGATTAGGCAAAAATTTGGCGTTCAAACTGATTAAAGCTGCATTAGACGCGCTGTAATCTTGCAGCGACTTTAAAATTACCGGGTCTGTCTGGAGAGAAAAAGCGTCTCCCGCTTGCTTTGCAGACAAATTTAAATTGGCAGCTAGCTGAACAGCACGCGCATTAGCTTGTTGCTGTTGAGCGATCGCCTCGGATCTCTGTTTGCGTAGCTGTTCGATCGTATTTGTTAACTCTTTAATTTGATCGGCAGAATTTAAAATTGAATTAGCTTTGTATTCTGAAAGCCTTTGCTGTGCTGCTTTCAGCTTATTTTCCGATAACAGGAGCGTCTTCTTTAAGAGTTCATCCTGCTGATCGACCTGTTTATTTCTTAGCTCTATAATCTTCGTTTGCAGTGCTTTCAGGAGAGCAGAGGTTTTTTGTTGAGCTTGTGCGGGATTTTCCCCAGACAGCTCGATCTTCATAATCGTGGTATTTGCTATTGTTGTTACTCGCGGTTGACCAAACTCAGACCCTGACATATTTAGCTCTTGCGATGCCGCCTTCATCACCTCTCTACTTGTGAGCAGAAATTTATAGTTTTCTCTAGGATCTTGAGAAGAGATTAGATACGGAGATTCGCTAGAAGCAGATGCTTGCCCAATACCCGGTACGTTAACATTAGTAGACGAGTTTGCGACAGGCAAACTGATTGCAAAATCACTCGTATAGCTTGGCGATTTAACTTTTAAATAAACTAATGCTAAGCCCCAAATGGCAGCATTAATAGCTATACCCACTGCTAAGTAAAACGGCCAAGTAGGTTGCACCGCTGACTTGGAAGAGGATTGAGGAATAGTGAGTAACTGTGTCATCACTAAATTGTGAGCCTCGATTTACAACTAGGCTTAGGCAGATATTTTATATGATATTTGCACTAAGCTTACATCGGTCTAAAGAATGATGATGCGATCGCAAGCAAACTTTTGATTGTGTTTTAGCGGATGCGATCGCGAACTCCTATCCAAATTACAGGCAGAGCAAGATTAAAAAAGTTCGAGCTACACTACTCCAGCCAAATTTATACTAACAATGCAGCAACCGCTCTTTGCAGCATCGGCTTGCCCTCAAAATGTTGAGGAATACTGGCACCCATCAAATCTAAAATAGTGGGAGCCAAATCTAGAGCGTGACCGATCGGCAGCTCGTCACCAGCAGCAATATCAGGCCCATGAGCTAGCAAAAATCCCCTAGCGCGATGACTGCCAGTACGATGAAAAGGCACCGGCCCAATGCGTCCGAAATCAAGGCTATCTACCACATCGGTTGTGAAGTCATCTTGCCAGATTACCACCAAGTCAGCATCAGGAAGTTTGGGGTCGCAGTCGGTCGCACTTTGGCGAGTCCGCATAATTTTTTGCACCATCGGCTGACCGCTGCGACCATCTTTGAGACGGTAAAGTACCTCGCAAATTTCATCGCAAACAGCATTATATTCAGATGGTGCTACTATTCCATTCGGTTCGCGTCCTTGTAAATTGATGCGGATATACCCTTCCGAATAGCTGGGTAGCGCGAAAGCTTTCATTTGCGACCAGAAAGGTTTGTACCAAAGCGCCGGTTGAAAATATTGCGGTTCCGACTGCTCGAGCAACTCGAAAGGCGAAACTAAATCCGGTTGTTGGCGAAGACCCAAAAACGACTCCAAGCGGTTAAATACTTTCAGAGGCAGATTCGCTCTCAAAAACATTTTCCAAGGCGAGTCGTCTTTTAAATTCCAAAGCGTTCTCAGCCAGCACTTCTTGGCACGTTTGCTCATAATTGGCGCTCCCGGATTTGTTCCCGCTTTACCTCGCGCCAGCCCAAATTTTCCTGGAAAACTGTAACGATACATCAGTTCCGGCAAAAATACCATGCTGGGCAGATCCATCACATTGGCACCCATACCGTGAGCGGCAAAAACTACCACATTAGCGTTTTCTGGTGCCTTGCTGACAATATCGCCGATCGCATTATCTATAGCTTCAAATATTTCCAGCAGAGCATCACCTTTGTACTGAGATCCCACAGATTCATAGAGAGGATGATCCGTCGTCGGACT
This window of the Aerosakkonema funiforme FACHB-1375 genome carries:
- a CDS encoding GumC family protein, which produces MTQLLTIPQSSSKSAVQPTWPFYLAVGIAINAAIWGLALVYLKVKSPSYTSDFAISLPVANSSTNVNVPGIGQASASSESPYLISSQDPRENYKFLLTSREVMKAASQELNMSGSEFGQPRVTTIANTTIMKIELSGENPAQAQQKTSALLKALQTKIIELRNKQVDQQDELLKKTLLLSENKLKAAQQRLSEYKANSILNSADQIKELTNTIEQLRKQRSEAIAQQQQANARAVQLAANLNLSAKQAGDAFSLQTDPVILKSLQDYSASNAALISLNAKFLPNHPAVIDEMAKRDAAQAALLNRASTLLGRSVSLGELNQLNLNNTQSASAKTALSQDLVTAQAEQEGFQAQAQALDRQIVLLENRLKTLAQKESALASLERDVRTAEAVFSSTLARLDLGKSTVSAAYPQIQVFSEPSLPQVAASPKKIFVLAGAALGSVFCTNGMVLLWLRQRQKRSAKRVDSIPSETTYIPTTVPEVLELASNGNSSNGKRG
- a CDS encoding alkaline phosphatase family protein, translated to MKRPVIAIGLDAADPVTIEYWMSQGHLKNLRRLREQGAYTHLDTFDYYRAETPWTTFLTGCSPEKTGYWAPVKLREGSYDVEEVNAYDFGEFPPFYALGEKYRVAVFDMPQSTLAQEANGIQVLAWGAHSPLTPSHSQPPELLGELIGKYGEHPTLNKDNANTLDVEALIRLKKDMEVGIKRRAEICQDLLQREDWDLFLTIFGETHSAGHYLWHLSPTTDHPLYESVGSQYKGDALLEIFEAIDNAIGDIVSKAPENANVVVFAAHGMGANVMDLPSMVFLPELMYRYSFPGKFGLARGKAGTNPGAPIMSKRAKKCWLRTLWNLKDDSPWKMFLRANLPLKVFNRLESFLGLRQQPDLVSPFELLEQSEPQYFQPALWYKPFWSQMKAFALPSYSEGYIRINLQGREPNGIVAPSEYNAVCDEICEVLYRLKDGRSGQPMVQKIMRTRQSATDCDPKLPDADLVVIWQDDFTTDVVDSLDFGRIGPVPFHRTGSHRARGFLLAHGPDIAAGDELPIGHALDLAPTILDLMGASIPQHFEGKPMLQRAVAALLV